In Pyxidicoccus trucidator, a single genomic region encodes these proteins:
- a CDS encoding imm11 family protein: MPPRFFELAENVRAGYWYLGDPLDERGQEVEDPWVYTTGRPIRAEGHLTIPIDEPGRPLDFSTAGVGATPIVHVRVASIFAELAPNDVQLIPVDLKGHPDQYLILVATKLVRCIDDKASREVLYWKPEDERPDKLGKYRSVAGMRIDRTKVGGAKVFRTWGWDVALIVSEDIKAALERAKLTGAKFTEV; encoded by the coding sequence ATGCCGCCTCGGTTCTTCGAACTCGCCGAAAACGTCCGAGCTGGATACTGGTACTTGGGGGACCCCCTGGACGAACGCGGCCAGGAGGTGGAAGACCCCTGGGTGTATACGACCGGGCGACCCATCCGGGCCGAAGGTCATCTGACCATCCCCATCGACGAGCCAGGCAGACCGTTGGACTTCTCCACGGCGGGCGTGGGCGCAACTCCCATCGTCCACGTCAGGGTGGCGTCCATCTTCGCGGAGCTGGCTCCCAACGACGTGCAGCTCATCCCCGTGGACCTCAAGGGCCATCCGGACCAGTACCTCATCCTCGTGGCCACGAAGCTCGTCCGCTGCATCGACGACAAGGCGTCCCGCGAGGTGCTGTACTGGAAGCCGGAGGACGAGCGGCCGGACAAGCTCGGCAAGTATCGCTCCGTGGCTGGCATGCGAATCGACCGCACCAAGGTGGGCGGCGCCAAGGTGTTCCGCACCTGGGGCTGGGATGTTGCCCTCATCGTTTCCGAGGACATCAAGGCGGCCCTGGAGCGCGCGAAGCTCACGGGCGCGAAGTTCACGGAGGTGTAG
- the dnaA gene encoding chromosomal replication initiator protein DnaA, whose amino-acid sequence MNALAHATSPLPSAGIIWTRMLEQIRRDKFDYALRWLERMRPLEIREGALVMGVPDRFFRDWVDDHYRPMLDAQLARQGEGLVTIAYEVVEGLEPDPHFPPTPTVKASSTRPGRLNSRFTFDTFVVADSNQLPAAAAMAVSDKPGHAYNPLYIYGGTGLGKTHLLQAVGNHIWERDPSQRVVFLSSEQFTNEYVESVREHRMGDFRRKFREECDVLLIDDIQFLGKREETQKEFFYTFNTLYEMGKAIVLTSDTVPAEIPGLEERLRSRFTMGLLTDIREPSYETRVAILQKKAVAEGLDLPDSVAHFIAKHIQKNVRELEGALVKLSAVHSLTRQQVTEEFASEVLRDILPAQRSVDIEAIQREVARFYKVTVEALKEDRRHKALAHARQVAMYLSRKLTKSSFPEIGARFGKDHSTVISAVRKVEGLRDTDTVVQRELAELELKLGGS is encoded by the coding sequence TTGAACGCCCTCGCTCACGCTACATCTCCGCTTCCAAGTGCCGGAATTATCTGGACTCGGATGCTCGAACAGATCCGCCGGGACAAGTTCGACTATGCCCTGAGGTGGCTGGAGCGGATGCGCCCGCTGGAGATCCGCGAGGGGGCCCTCGTCATGGGCGTCCCGGACCGCTTCTTCCGTGACTGGGTGGATGATCACTACCGCCCCATGCTGGATGCACAGCTGGCGCGGCAGGGCGAGGGGCTCGTCACCATCGCCTATGAGGTGGTGGAGGGTCTGGAGCCCGACCCCCACTTCCCACCCACACCGACAGTCAAGGCGAGCTCGACGCGCCCGGGGCGGCTGAACTCGCGCTTCACCTTCGACACCTTCGTGGTGGCGGACAGCAACCAGCTCCCCGCCGCCGCGGCCATGGCGGTGTCCGACAAGCCGGGCCACGCCTACAACCCGCTCTACATCTATGGCGGCACGGGCCTGGGGAAGACGCACCTGCTCCAGGCGGTGGGCAACCACATCTGGGAGAGGGACCCGTCGCAGCGCGTCGTCTTCCTCTCCAGCGAGCAGTTCACCAACGAGTACGTGGAGAGCGTCCGCGAGCACCGGATGGGGGACTTCCGGCGGAAGTTCCGTGAGGAGTGCGACGTGCTCCTCATCGACGACATCCAGTTCCTCGGCAAGCGCGAGGAGACGCAGAAGGAGTTCTTCTACACCTTCAACACGCTCTACGAGATGGGCAAGGCGATTGTCCTCACCAGCGACACGGTGCCGGCGGAGATTCCCGGCCTGGAGGAGCGGCTGCGCAGCCGCTTCACCATGGGGTTGCTGACGGACATCCGCGAGCCCTCCTATGAGACGCGGGTGGCCATCCTCCAGAAGAAGGCGGTGGCGGAGGGGCTGGACCTGCCGGACTCGGTGGCGCACTTCATCGCCAAGCACATCCAGAAGAACGTGCGCGAGCTGGAGGGTGCGCTGGTGAAGCTGTCGGCGGTGCACAGCCTGACGCGCCAGCAGGTGACGGAGGAGTTCGCGTCGGAAGTGCTGCGCGACATCCTTCCGGCGCAGCGCTCGGTGGACATCGAGGCCATCCAGCGTGAAGTCGCCCGCTTCTACAAGGTGACGGTGGAGGCGCTGAAGGAGGACCGGCGTCACAAGGCCCTGGCCCACGCGCGGCAGGTGGCCATGTACCTCAGCCGCAAGCTGACGAAGAGCTCCTTCCCGGAGATTGGCGCGCGCTTCGGCAAGGACCACTCCACCGTCATCTCCGCCGTGCGCAAGGTGGAGGGCCTCCGCGACACCGACACGGTCGTGCAGCGCGAGCTGGCTGAGTTGGAGCTGAAGCTCGGCGGGAGCTGA